The sequence below is a genomic window from Saccopteryx leptura isolate mSacLep1 chromosome 3, mSacLep1_pri_phased_curated, whole genome shotgun sequence.
aataaatggaacaagaaattgatgtttctctttctcctgtcctctctaaaatcaataaattaaaaatttttcaatcaattttaccataggctaattgatataaacaagagttaaattcCTATGGCATCTTATCAACATTGTAATAAAAAGATGTTATTTGAGGAACTACTGTACAGTACAGTACTCTAAGAGTTAGGGAGTTTTCCTTCCTGCAAAATGGTGATGGCTGGAGTTCTAGCCATTGTCTTGGAATATGAGGATGAGGGCCACAGGCAAAGAATGATGGAGTAGTGAACTAGAAGGAGCCTGGGTTCCTGATGTCTTCAGGGCCACCACATCTGCCCAACTCTGGATTTCTAAAGAAATAAgaactattggccctggctggttgggtcagtggatagagtgtcagcctagtgtacagacatcccgggttcaatccctggtcagggcacacgagaagtgaccatctgcttctctctccctccctctcccctttctctccctcttccccttttgcagccagtggctcgactggttcaagcattggcccaaggcactgaggatagctcagctggtccaagcattggcttcaggtgctgaggataactccgttggtccaagcatcggccccagacaggggttgctgggtggatctcggtcagggtccATTCAGGagtatgtctcactatctcctctcctcttccttaaaaataactaaaaagaaataaaaactatcttGTTTAACCCACTAGTGTCTTGAGATTTGAGTCCAAAATGTCACAAATGAAGAATCAAATAATTTCATGctgcactggccaggtagctcggttaGACCATCATCCAGAAGCACTGAGGTTatcagttcaatccccagtcagggcacataccagaacatattgatgttcctgtctctctcttgctctttcccttcctctctttaaaggTCTTGGCTAAGGATCCTTTTTCCTCAGCTTTTTCCATATTACCAGGCACAGATATATGACTCGATTCTCTCCCAAATCCCGTCCCTGAACAACACACAAACCAGTCTGGGTCCAGCcttataaatacaaattttatagaaAGGACCAATTCAAAATTGGTCAGATGCCACATGCTAGAAGCTTCCAGAACCACAGGGatgaaaaaacaagaacaaaaaagagaaaacccaaacagaacaaacaaaaacaccccagACCAGAtagccttaaaaaaataaaaaataaaaaaaaatcaaggtctcAGTTAACCAAAGGTTTCTAAAGAAACATGTGGCTCAGGGTGGAGAGAGACCCCAATGCCTGAACAAGTACCTAGAACAGAAGGAGAAACAACCCAGAAATTCAAACCCAGTCCCTGCCCACCGGCCCCCACGCTGTCAAGAGCAAGGCGAAGGGCTTCacagttttttgtggtttttttgagCGGTGGTGATGGCAATAGCTTAAATAATGGGAGGAGGGAAATCTTTATagtctttgtgtttttttcttcccctttgggGGAAGTGGAGAGATTGGTAGTTAAGGAgaaaagaatgatttttattgttttaatgggAGAAACATCTAGAAATGGCAGGCTGCCATGAAACGTGCCCAATCTGATCTATGATCGGATAGCCTCCCAATTCTTGAAGAGGAGGTGAGCCCTGCCTGGCACAGTAGGTTAGGAGAGACGTACCAGCCTTGGGTTCTCAGCCTCTTGGGAGAGAGAACACAGCTCCAGAGACAgagaactgggggaggggctggcaggggCCAGGATGGGGGAACCCTTAAGTAGTACCAAAATTAGCTGCCGTCTGCTCCCTGCTGGTGGGTCCCTGGGGTGTGTGGAGTGGCAGGAAGAGTGCTAGGGCTGAATGGAGAAGAAACTTGAGATGCTAATAACAAACACCCTCCTGGAGGGTCCCTGGCCCTGGGTCTGAAGAGTAGGAAACCAATAGGGGTCCATCAGAGTGCTTTCTTAGGTCATGCCCCTGAACCCCAGCTCAGTTCTGGAGGGGGGGTCAATGCTGCATGGATAGGTGGTATGGGCTGGTGGcccagtcctggccctggctcccaggggagggggtgggcatgGTGGGCTTCCCCACCCTCCCCCGGCttcacctcccctcctccctgccggcccggcccccacccccaccaggcccATTGCAGGGCAGCACCCAGTTGTTATCGTGCAAACCCAGGCGGCAGCCAGGCGTCTCGCGGTCGGCTCGGCGGCAGCACATCCAGTAGGAACGTCCGTAAGGCAGGTCATGGTGGTAGGGCTTAGGGTGCCAGCGGCAGAGTGACACATCTCCCTTCTCGTATCTCTTGCGGCATTGCTTGCAAGGGTCATCGCGGTAGAGGGGGTCTCGGCTCCAGCGCGAGTCTGTGGCCCGCACACCGAATGCTTCAATGATACCCTTGAAGTGATGGCAGGTGCACTTGAGGGCCGCCAGGGCCCGAGTAGGCAGGAAGCTGAAGATCTTGACCAGCACATGCTCGGGCAGCAGGAGCATATACTGCCGCGGCTCCAGCAGCCTCTGGATCTTGAAGCGGATCTCCAGGAAGTCGTGTGACACGTGCCGATACAGACGGCACAGGGAGGTGTCCGCTGTGCCCTCCGCATCGTCCGGGCCTGGTGCAGTGGCTGGTGAGTCGGCTGGGGGTGGCTCAGGAGGTCCATCAGGCCCACGGGACTGGAGGAAGAAGAGCTGGCCAGGTGGGGGTGGCTCCTCAGGGCTGACTGTTAAGCACACTGTCTCCTCCTTCACATTCTTGGTACCATCTTTGCCAAAGAAGATGCACTCGTCCACCACACCTGTCACCACCACATCCACGTGGAAGCCAGATGCTCCGCAGTCccgggcagggggaggagggggggctgGGGGAGTGTCCTCGGGCCTGGCAGGGGCTGGGATCTCCCCATCGCTGGCTTCGTCTGCTCTGGCCAGAAGGAACTCCACATTGCTGGGGAGGGCATCCCGAGAGGGGCTGATGAGCTGGTATAGGTCGCAGGTGATCTTGTCCTTGGCTCGGGCCCCAAGGCCTGGGCTGCCCGGGTAGGCACAGCCTGGCCGGCCCCCACTCCCATTGGGCAAGCTGCCATCTGGTGGACGGGGCTCTCGGCCATTGGAGATACGGAAGGCAATGCGTACCTCCCCCGGGCCTGGCCCAGGCCGCTCCTCCTTGCGGAGGCCCTTGGCCGGAGGGTTGTCCCGCTGGGCCTCAAAGTGGGCCACCGCCTCTGCCACACGGCTGCAGTCCCCACCACCAGCCCGCCTTTCAGACCCCAGCCCCTTGGTAGGCCCACCCTGCTCTGCTGACACAAAGACCACAGGCGCCGGGGTGCCAGGATGTGGGTAGTTCTGCAGGGCCAGGGCAGCCCGCTGTTCCACCAGGGCCACCATCTCAGCCACAGAGAGCAGGTCAACATCCTCACCAGTTGAGCCTGGGGTCCCCTgagcagcagggggcccctcctGGCCCCCTGGGTCTGGGGGTGCTTTAGTGGGCTCAAGGCAGCGCCTCCTCCGTTTGGCCTTGGAACTGTCACTGC
It includes:
- the FBXO46 gene encoding F-box only protein 46 yields the protein MDRGGLLPFQLWCPRPFGTYSQNQTRPPSTALKPSTCPESGGRADPDHRPAHSENTPPTLTTEAPTSQPAPLLSTAGAGDEGRVLLDTWYVIKPGNTKEKVAFFVAHQCGGGSRASSMKVKGHWGSDSSKAKRRRRCLEPTKAPPDPGGQEGPPAAQGTPGSTGEDVDLLSVAEMVALVEQRAALALQNYPHPGTPAPVVFVSAEQGGPTKGLGSERRAGGGDCSRVAEAVAHFEAQRDNPPAKGLRKEERPGPGPGEVRIAFRISNGREPRPPDGSLPNGSGGRPGCAYPGSPGLGARAKDKITCDLYQLISPSRDALPSNVEFLLARADEASDGEIPAPARPEDTPPAPPPPPARDCGASGFHVDVVVTGVVDECIFFGKDGTKNVKEETVCLTVSPEEPPPPGQLFFLQSRGPDGPPEPPPADSPATAPGPDDAEGTADTSLCRLYRHVSHDFLEIRFKIQRLLEPRQYMLLLPEHVLVKIFSFLPTRALAALKCTCHHFKGIIEAFGVRATDSRWSRDPLYRDDPCKQCRKRYEKGDVSLCRWHPKPYHHDLPYGRSYWMCCRRADRETPGCRLGLHDNNWVLPCNGPGGGGGRAGREEGR